One region of Ascaphus truei isolate aAscTru1 chromosome 13, aAscTru1.hap1, whole genome shotgun sequence genomic DNA includes:
- the LOC142464641 gene encoding LOW QUALITY PROTEIN: uncharacterized protein LOC142464641 (The sequence of the model RefSeq protein was modified relative to this genomic sequence to represent the inferred CDS: inserted 1 base in 1 codon), whose amino-acid sequence MLLFCFLLCLSSFPGVKSDIELVQPSAEIKKPGDSVTLSCKTSGYTFTRYWVSWILQVPGKGLQWVGAINPSDADTRYSSSFQARTQRAADNMFLFCCFLCLSSLSGVMSNIQLVQPGSEMKKPGESVKLSCXSSGFPITSVYMHWVLQVPGKGLQWVGRIDPEDGETFYSSSFQGRCTITTDNSISAAYLQINSLKLEDTAVYYCARDTVTISHRPSILNHSATITPSHH is encoded by the exons ATGCTTCTCTTCTGTTTCCTTCTGTGCCTGTCCTCCTTCCCAG GGGTCAAGTCTGATATTGAACTTGTTCAGCCCAGCGCAGAAATAAAAAAGCCCGGGGACAGTGTGACATTATCCTGCAAGACTTCGGGATACACATTCACCCGCTATTGGGTTAGCTGGATTCTACAGGTTCCTGGGAAAGGATTGCAATGGGTGGGAGCCATAAACCCTTCAGATGCAGATACACGCTACTCGTCCTCATTccaag CCCGGACACAGCGGGCAGCAGATAACATGTTTCTCTTCTGCTGTTTTCTGTGTCTGTCCTCACTCTCAG GAGTCATGTCAAATATCCAActtgttcagcccggctcagaaATGAAAAAGCCCGGGGAGAGCGTGAAGTTATCCT AATCTTCTGGGTTCCCAATCACCAGCGTCTATATGCACTGGGTCCTGCAGGTTCCAGGGAAAGGATTGCAATGGGTGGGCAGAATTGACCCTGAGGATGGGGAGACATTCTATTCCTCGTCATTCCAAGGAAGATGCACAATCACTACAGATAATTCCATTAGCGCGGCTTATCTACAGATAAACAGCCTGAAGTTGGAAGACACCGCCGTGTATTACTGTGCTAGGGACACAGTGACAATATCTCACAGACCTTCCATACTAAATCACTCAGCAACAATTACACCCTCTCACCACTAG